From the Heliangelus exortis chromosome 14, bHelExo1.hap1, whole genome shotgun sequence genome, one window contains:
- the XKRX gene encoding XK-related protein 2: MGLDGPSEGCPPAATAAPSRAKLPLGIVFSTALFCGEGAAAAVLCFSYDHSDDRFWLALTIFFMICPSVLVQLTLIFVHRDLSRDRPLVLLMHLLQLGPIIRCMEALVVFCLSGREEEPYVTITRKRRLRNGYEVEMEQEVGHSERRLATHRNAFKRMAVIQAFLGSTPQLTLQLYISILEKYVPVARAVLMGICLVSVTYGALVCNILAIQVKYDDYKVQLRPLAFLCIVLWRSLEISTRVAVLVLFSTVFKHWIIPVALANLLVVFFLPWVQFWRSGTRLPDNIEKNFSRVGTVVVLCAFTLLFAGINMFCWSAVQLKLADRDLIEKSQNWGLLAVYYVARLVENTALVVLWYFFKTDVYENICTPLLVVQLLLGYCLGIYFMLLFFQYLHPCRQLFSHNVADFLHCVCCRRRLPGTPLRLQPPHEPGVRHSIV; encoded by the exons aTGGGGCTGGACGGCCCGAGCGAGGGCTGCCCgcccgccgccaccgccgccccGTCGCGGGCGAAGCTGCCGCTCGGCATCGTCTTCTCGACGGCGCTGTTCTGCGGGGAGGGGGCAGCGGCCGCCGTCCTCTGCTTCTCCTACGACCACTCCGACGACCGCTTCTGGCTCGCCCTCACCATCTTCTTCATGATCTGCCCCTCCGTCCTGGTGCAGCTCACCCTCATCTTCGTCCACCGCGACCTCAGCCGCGACCGCCCCCTCGTCCTGCTCATGCACCTGCTGCAGCTCGGGCCCATCATCAG GTGCATGGAGGCCCTGGTGGTGTTCTGCTTGtcggggagggaggaggagccCTACGTGACCATCACCCGCAAGCGGAGGCTGCGGAATGGCTATGAGGtggagatggagcaggaggtggggcACTCTGAGCGCCGGCTCGCCACCCACCGCAACGCCTTCAAGCGCATGGCAGTCATCCAGGCCTTCCTGGGCTCCACCCCGCAGCTCACCCTCCAGCTCTACATCAGCATCCTGGAGAAGTACGTCCCAGTTGCCCGAG ccGTCCTCATGGGCATCTGCCTGGTGTCAGTCACCTACGGGGCTCTTGTCTGCAACATCCTGGCCATCCAGGTCAAGTATGATGACTACAAGGTCCAGCTGCGACCATTGGCCTTCCTCTGCATCGTGCTGTGGCGCAGCCTGGAGATCTCCACCCGCGTGGCTGTCCTCGTGCTCTTCAGCACCGTCTTCAAGCACTGGATCATCCCCGTTGCCCTGGCCAACCTGCTGGTCGTTTTCTTCCTGCCCTGGGTGCAGTTCTGGCGGAGCGGCACCCGCCTGCCCGACAACATCGAGAAGAACTTCAGCCGGGTGGGCACGGTGGTGGTGCTCTGTGCCTTTACCCTCCTCTTTGCCGGCATCAACATGTTCTGCTGGTCAGCAGTGCAGCTCAAACTGGCCGACCGGGACCTCATTGAAAAGTCACAGAACTGGGGCCTCCTGGCCGTGTATTACGTGGCCCGGCTGGTGGAGAACACGGCCCTCGTTGTCCTCTGGTACTTCTTTAAGACAGATGTCTACGAGAACATCTGCACGCCACTGCTGGTGGTGCAACTGCTCCTCGGTTACTGCCTGGGTATCTATTTCATGCTCCTCTTCTTCCAGTACCTTCATCCCTGCCGCCAGCTCTTCAGCCACAATGTTGCTGACTTCCTGCACTGTGTCTGCTGCCGACGGCGCCTGCCGGGGACCCCTCTGCGGCTCCAGCCACCCCATGAGCCCGGGGTGAGGCACAGCATCGTCTGA
- the NOX1 gene encoding NADPH oxidase 1 isoform X1 encodes MGNWLVNHWFSAAVLAAWLGINIFLFTYYFLFFDRDEQYFYTRAILGPALAWARASAKCLNFNSMLILLPVCRNLLSFLRGTCSCCRRTLRKQLDHNLTFHKLVAYALALLTAVHTIAHLFNLERYNQSQQATDRSLPAVLSKMHLQDNKWLNPIHSNHTTVEYVTFTTIPGLTGVIITLALILMVTSSTEFIRRNYFEVFWYTHHLFIIYFAGLLFHGIAGLVRGQTEKSMAEVHPHRCALNLTHRDQNCSHDCCKDPEFGSIPAESWKWVLAPILLYIFERILRVWRSWQKVVVTKVVMHPSRVLELQMNKRGFSMEVGQYIFVNCPTISLLEWHPFTLTSAPEEDFFSIHIRAAGDWTESLIDTFQQQKPEMPRIKVDGPFGTASEDVFQYEVAMLVGAGIGVTPFASILKSIWYKFQQADQTLKTKKIYFYWLCRDTGAFAWFNDLLASLEQKMAESGKADFLTYRLFLTGWDTSIVNNVALHFDTATDTVTGLRHKTIFGRPMWNSEFAAVAAAHPRSVVGVFLCGPAALAKSLQRSCQQYSSLDPRKVKFYFNKENF; translated from the exons ATGGGCAACTGGCTGGTCAACCACTGGTTCTCGGCCGCTGTACTG gcagcctggctgggcaTCAACATCTTCCTCTTCACTTACTATTTTCTGTTCTTCGACCGGGACGAGCAATACTTCTACACCAGAGCCATCCTTGGG cctgCCCTAGCATGGGCACGAGCATCAGCCAAGTGCCTCAACTTCAACAGTATGCTGATCCTGCTGCCTGTCTGCCGCaacctcctctccttcctccgTGGGACCTGCTCG TGCTGCCGGCGGACGCTGCGGAAGCAGCTGGACCACAACCTCACCTTCCACAAGCTGGTAGCCTACGCCCTGGCCCTGCTCACAG ctgtgcaCACCATTGCCCACCTCTTCAACCTGGAGCGCTACAACCAGAGCCAACAAGCCACTGACCGCAGCCTCCCTGCTGTCCTCTCCAAGATGCACCTGCAAGACAACAAGTGGCTGAACCCCATCCATTCCAACCACACT ACCGTCGAGTACGTGACCTTCACCACCATCCCCGGGCTGACGGGGGTGATCATCACGCTGGCACTGATCCTCATGGTCACGTCCTCCACCGAGTTCATCCGTAGGAACTACTTTGAGGTCTTCTGGTACACACACCACCTCTTCATCATCTATTTTGCCGGCCTTCTCTTCCATGGCATCGC CGGGCTGGTGCGTGGGCAGACAGAGAAGAGCATGGCAGAGGTGCATCCCCATCGCTGTGCCCTCAACCTCACCCATAGGGACCAGAACTGCAGCCATGACTGCTGCAAAGACCCCGAGTTCGGGAGCATCCCTGCTGAG tCCTGGAAGTGGGTCCTGGCCCCCATCCTCCTCTACATCTTTGAGCGGATCCTCCGGGTCTGGCGTTCATGGCAGAAGGTGGTTGTCACCAAG GTGGTCATGCACCCTTCCCGCgtgctggagctgcagatgaACAAGAGGGGCTTCAGCATGGAGGTGGGGCAGTACATCTTTGTCAACTGCCCCACCATCTCCCTGCTGGAGTGGCACCCCTTCACCCTCACCTCGGCACCCGAGGAGGACTTCTTCTCCATCCACATCCGGGCAGCTGGGGACTGGACAGAGAGTCTCATTGACaccttccagcagcagaagccagaGATGCCCAG GATCAAGGTGGATGGCCCCTTTGGCACAGCCAGTGAAGACGTGTTCCAGTACGAGGTGGCCATGCTGGTGGGAGCAGGCATTGGAGTCACCCCCTTTGCCTCCATCCTGAAGTCCATCTGGTACAAGTTCCAGCAGGCTGACCAGACCCTCAAGACCAAGAAG atCTACTTCTACTGGCTCTGCCGGGACACTGGAGCCTTTGCCTGGTTCAATGACCTGCTTGCTTCCCTGGAGCAGAAGATGGCTGAGTCAGGCAAGGCAGACTTCCTCACCTACAGGCTCTTCCTCACCGGCTGGGACACCAGCATT gtCAACAACGTGGCACTCCACTTTGACACTGCTACAGACACAGTCACAGGCCTCAGGCACAAAACCATCTTCGGGAGGCCCATGTGGAACAGCGAGTTTGCGGCGGTGGCTGCAGCTCACCCCAG GTCAGTGGTCGGTGTGTTCCTCTGTGGGCCAGCAGCCTTGGCAAAGAGCCTGCAGAGATCTTGCCAGCAGTACTCCAGCCTGGATCCCAGGAAAGTCAAATTCTACTTCAACAAGGAGAACTTCTAA
- the NOX1 gene encoding NADPH oxidase 1 isoform X2 has product MGNWLVNHWFSAAVLPALAWARASAKCLNFNSMLILLPVCRNLLSFLRGTCSCCRRTLRKQLDHNLTFHKLVAYALALLTAVHTIAHLFNLERYNQSQQATDRSLPAVLSKMHLQDNKWLNPIHSNHTTVEYVTFTTIPGLTGVIITLALILMVTSSTEFIRRNYFEVFWYTHHLFIIYFAGLLFHGIAGLVRGQTEKSMAEVHPHRCALNLTHRDQNCSHDCCKDPEFGSIPAESWKWVLAPILLYIFERILRVWRSWQKVVVTKVVMHPSRVLELQMNKRGFSMEVGQYIFVNCPTISLLEWHPFTLTSAPEEDFFSIHIRAAGDWTESLIDTFQQQKPEMPRIKVDGPFGTASEDVFQYEVAMLVGAGIGVTPFASILKSIWYKFQQADQTLKTKKIYFYWLCRDTGAFAWFNDLLASLEQKMAESGKADFLTYRLFLTGWDTSIVNNVALHFDTATDTVTGLRHKTIFGRPMWNSEFAAVAAAHPRSVVGVFLCGPAALAKSLQRSCQQYSSLDPRKVKFYFNKENF; this is encoded by the exons ATGGGCAACTGGCTGGTCAACCACTGGTTCTCGGCCGCTGTACTG cctgCCCTAGCATGGGCACGAGCATCAGCCAAGTGCCTCAACTTCAACAGTATGCTGATCCTGCTGCCTGTCTGCCGCaacctcctctccttcctccgTGGGACCTGCTCG TGCTGCCGGCGGACGCTGCGGAAGCAGCTGGACCACAACCTCACCTTCCACAAGCTGGTAGCCTACGCCCTGGCCCTGCTCACAG ctgtgcaCACCATTGCCCACCTCTTCAACCTGGAGCGCTACAACCAGAGCCAACAAGCCACTGACCGCAGCCTCCCTGCTGTCCTCTCCAAGATGCACCTGCAAGACAACAAGTGGCTGAACCCCATCCATTCCAACCACACT ACCGTCGAGTACGTGACCTTCACCACCATCCCCGGGCTGACGGGGGTGATCATCACGCTGGCACTGATCCTCATGGTCACGTCCTCCACCGAGTTCATCCGTAGGAACTACTTTGAGGTCTTCTGGTACACACACCACCTCTTCATCATCTATTTTGCCGGCCTTCTCTTCCATGGCATCGC CGGGCTGGTGCGTGGGCAGACAGAGAAGAGCATGGCAGAGGTGCATCCCCATCGCTGTGCCCTCAACCTCACCCATAGGGACCAGAACTGCAGCCATGACTGCTGCAAAGACCCCGAGTTCGGGAGCATCCCTGCTGAG tCCTGGAAGTGGGTCCTGGCCCCCATCCTCCTCTACATCTTTGAGCGGATCCTCCGGGTCTGGCGTTCATGGCAGAAGGTGGTTGTCACCAAG GTGGTCATGCACCCTTCCCGCgtgctggagctgcagatgaACAAGAGGGGCTTCAGCATGGAGGTGGGGCAGTACATCTTTGTCAACTGCCCCACCATCTCCCTGCTGGAGTGGCACCCCTTCACCCTCACCTCGGCACCCGAGGAGGACTTCTTCTCCATCCACATCCGGGCAGCTGGGGACTGGACAGAGAGTCTCATTGACaccttccagcagcagaagccagaGATGCCCAG GATCAAGGTGGATGGCCCCTTTGGCACAGCCAGTGAAGACGTGTTCCAGTACGAGGTGGCCATGCTGGTGGGAGCAGGCATTGGAGTCACCCCCTTTGCCTCCATCCTGAAGTCCATCTGGTACAAGTTCCAGCAGGCTGACCAGACCCTCAAGACCAAGAAG atCTACTTCTACTGGCTCTGCCGGGACACTGGAGCCTTTGCCTGGTTCAATGACCTGCTTGCTTCCCTGGAGCAGAAGATGGCTGAGTCAGGCAAGGCAGACTTCCTCACCTACAGGCTCTTCCTCACCGGCTGGGACACCAGCATT gtCAACAACGTGGCACTCCACTTTGACACTGCTACAGACACAGTCACAGGCCTCAGGCACAAAACCATCTTCGGGAGGCCCATGTGGAACAGCGAGTTTGCGGCGGTGGCTGCAGCTCACCCCAG GTCAGTGGTCGGTGTGTTCCTCTGTGGGCCAGCAGCCTTGGCAAAGAGCCTGCAGAGATCTTGCCAGCAGTACTCCAGCCTGGATCCCAGGAAAGTCAAATTCTACTTCAACAAGGAGAACTTCTAA